One Pasteurella dagmatis DNA segment encodes these proteins:
- the hemG gene encoding menaquinone-dependent protoporphyrinogen IX dehydrogenase, with the protein MKTLILYSSREGQTKKIAEYIATQLRGEVKIEALTIDLDISNADRVIIGASIRYGHFNKVLDKFIKKQTALLNQKTTAFFAVNLTARKAGKDTPETNIYTRKFLQRISWQPHLVAVFAGALFYPRYSFFDRVMIRLIMKITGGETDTSKEVEYTDWDKVKSFVGKIEELN; encoded by the coding sequence ATGAAAACATTAATTCTCTATTCAAGCCGTGAGGGGCAAACTAAAAAAATCGCAGAATATATTGCTACTCAACTCCGTGGAGAAGTAAAAATTGAAGCATTAACCATTGATCTTGATATTTCAAATGCTGACAGAGTAATCATTGGTGCCTCCATTCGATATGGTCATTTTAATAAAGTGCTTGATAAATTTATCAAAAAACAGACCGCACTTTTAAACCAAAAAACAACAGCATTCTTTGCTGTGAATTTAACTGCGAGAAAAGCGGGTAAAGATACACCAGAAACTAATATATATACCAGAAAGTTTTTACAGCGTATTAGTTGGCAACCGCATTTAGTTGCGGTTTTTGCTGGTGCACTGTTTTATCCCCGTTATTCTTTTTTTGATCGTGTAATGATTCGATTGATTATGAAAATCACTGGTGGAGAAACAGATACCAGTAAAGAAGTGGAATATACAGATTGGGATAAAGTCAAATCTTTCGTAGGAAAA